A DNA window from candidate division WOR-3 bacterium contains the following coding sequences:
- a CDS encoding DUF4406 domain-containing protein, with product MEIIYLSGPYSSNPELNTKIAIREAMKLIKRGYLVIIPHLMKYCDEEDPQDYEFWLNYVCKWIPRCGVLIRLDGHSPGAEKEVEIAKQLKKPIYKSVEDFLERKKDKSER from the coding sequence ATGGAAATTATTTATCTCTCTGGCCCATACAGTTCGAATCCGGAATTGAATACAAAAATAGCAATCAGGGAAGCAATGAAATTGATTAAGCGGGGATATCTTGTTATAATCCCTCATTTGATGAAATATTGCGATGAAGAGGATCCCCAGGATTATGAATTCTGGTTGAATTATGTTTGCAAATGGATTCCTCGCTGTGGTGTCCTAATCAGGCTTGATGGGCATTCGCCCGGGGCAGAGAAAGAGGTTGAAATCGCAAAACAGTTAAAAAAACCAATTTATAAAAGCGTTGAGGATTTCCTTGAGCGTAAAAAAGATAAAAGTGAAAGATAA
- a CDS encoding LAGLIDADG family homing endonuclease — protein MLVFFDGEGCICFKKRNNQLTINISQRDKKILEIIKNFLLKENIDAYLTSWTDKKNGRIYYKLQMQGFNNSINFLKKIQNKLIIKKDKAKDVIKFRNGNIKRTWLSKLEKNKILKLKENGLGYHTIANIMGRSNAAIHNFFRKEVKKYGETLV, from the coding sequence TTGCTGGTTTTTTTTGATGGAGAAGGTTGTATATGTTTTAAAAAAAGAAATAATCAATTAACAATTAATATATCTCAAAGAGATAAGAAAATATTAGAAATTATTAAAAATTTTCTTCTAAAAGAAAACATCGATGCTTATCTTACAAGTTGGACAGATAAGAAAAATGGGAGAATTTATTATAAATTACAAATGCAAGGATTCAATAATTCTATAAATTTTTTAAAGAAAATTCAAAATAAATTAATAATTAAAAAAGATAAAGCAAAAGATGTAATAAAGTTTAGAAATGGAAATATTAAAAGAACATGGTTAAGTAAATTAGAAAAAAACAAAATTCTTAAATTAAAAGAAAATGGTTTGGGATATCATACAATAGCAAATATAATGGGAAGAAGTAATGCAGCAATTCATAATTTTTTTAGAAAGGAGGTGAAAAAATATGGAGAAACCTTGGTTTAA
- a CDS encoding ATP-dependent Clp protease proteolytic subunit produces MKKLIFLFVLLFIASFAFAENKDAGFCPKTKMKEDCLKCHTVPNFKLIESKPDETNVYPIQEMKVLNGKGYLYLKFIEDDTVKKFFDYLDMKGIKYAIIEIHCPGGGLFAATRIVNLMHHWESKGGIIETRVYGFALSGGFMVFIAGTKGHRFVSPYADLMWHEIISIEMFAIKFSTPSDKEEEARVLRHLQDVRNSWIASRGKLSKQELDEKIKKKEFWMTGEEAIKFGFADGLIKD; encoded by the coding sequence ATGAAAAAATTAATCTTTCTTTTTGTTTTGCTTTTCATAGCCTCTTTTGCATTTGCTGAAAATAAGGATGCCGGTTTTTGCCCCAAAACCAAAATGAAAGAAGATTGTCTGAAATGTCATACCGTCCCCAATTTCAAATTGATAGAATCAAAACCGGATGAAACAAATGTTTATCCAATTCAGGAAATGAAAGTGCTGAATGGTAAGGGATATCTATATCTGAAATTCATTGAAGATGATACGGTCAAAAAGTTTTTTGATTATCTCGATATGAAAGGGATTAAATATGCGATTATTGAGATTCATTGCCCCGGTGGTGGACTTTTTGCGGCTACAAGAATCGTTAATTTAATGCATCATTGGGAATCCAAGGGCGGAATCATTGAGACAAGAGTTTATGGATTCGCTTTATCAGGTGGATTTATGGTTTTTATTGCTGGGACGAAGGGACATAGGTTTGTTTCCCCCTATGCCGACCTGATGTGGCATGAGATTATCTCGATTGAAATGTTTGCCATCAAATTCTCAACGCCTTCAGATAAGGAAGAAGAAGCAAGAGTGTTGAGGCATTTGCAGGATGTGAGAAATTCGTGGATTGCAAGCAGGGGTAAATTATCGAAGCAGGAACTCGATGAGAAAATTAAGAAGAAAGAATTCTGGATGACTGGCGAAGAGGCAATTAAGTTTGGTTTTGCCGATGGGTTAATTAAAGATTGA
- a CDS encoding M15 family metallopeptidase, protein MTLREKQSLFVKLVAQLILWAYEQGYELTFGDAYAQSGHKPNSNHYIRLAIDLNLFKDGKYLTQTEDHKLLGEYWESLHPLCRWGGRFRDGNHYSLEHEGRM, encoded by the coding sequence ATGACACTGCGTGAAAAACAAAGTTTATTTGTTAAACTCGTAGCTCAGTTGATCCTTTGGGCTTATGAACAAGGCTATGAGCTTACTTTCGGCGATGCTTATGCTCAATCAGGGCATAAACCAAACAGCAATCATTATATCCGGTTGGCTATAGATTTAAATCTTTTTAAAGATGGTAAATATCTTACTCAAACCGAAGATCACAAATTGTTGGGGGAATATTGGGAATCTCTTCATCCTTTATGCCGTTGGGGAGGGCGGTTTAGGGATGGGAATCATTATTCCCTTGAACATGAAGGAAGAATGTAA
- a CDS encoding phage tail protein, whose protein sequence is MGFFSKKITINYKRNFKKQVHKNTILHEPVSAILAGITALWKSITFYATAYTLFGIKIATLIKSTIIFGSMAYSYYSIAKGRAGRESMGIHRGGHLLNTMSSTEPIKIGYGEARIGGNNVFIHTTDSPQGGKNKILHLVLALCEGEVEGISTDGTGDKIWLDDKRVQYYETFKGKDLVDYYFHSGSNTQTVDLNLQSVFSSWKEPMRNTAYIYFKVTYHYDAFTSLPEFTVQLKMKKIYDPRNGQVAYSRNPALVAFDFLTNKIYGMGIDISYWDLDSVKDAANWCDTNGLYFDGVIVDRKSAQDNIEDILNCFRGYVVESMGKYYLRTYKDETPVMSLGEDDLVMDVCSGRALGFLETPKLIKFSYIDANDNYLVKHGQYPEGAIETTSNDRVIEIPFIGISSYERALKMAKYHLLRSQFNREFSFQAKLKAWALEPGDIITITKSFLGWNNKKVRVKEVGIPQRGWVPLTVIEEDPAIYDSTVNITTHQSYKTTIPSPDDSPPMPTGLSASTGPDEETENKIDAYIDFQWDNMGYGLDYEIQFRKSDDTTWQKHFVKKIKGYCETPVGYGSGWFKLINNGEFYGPSNKNYLIRITTVGSPSKFGWSDDGGNSYKGWDIPITGNWQDLNYGVKIKFNQTSGGYIMDFWEFEAKYEDPIKVRIGRLECNKIYYWRVRSIDDKIESEWATPSQWITTWSPSAPSMAGYSPVLTPLKYGKQIKVDWSSWSGFGEPNVKDYEIYCSTTKPCPIEEQYRVASGIKGSNYTIKNLIPGQIYDIRVRPMGWGVAGTPSD, encoded by the coding sequence ATGGGATTTTTCTCAAAAAAGATAACGATTAATTATAAAAGAAATTTTAAGAAACAGGTTCATAAAAATACTATTTTACATGAACCTGTTTCTGCTATACTTGCCGGAATAACTGCCCTTTGGAAATCTATTACTTTTTACGCTACTGCATATACTCTTTTTGGTATAAAAATAGCCACATTAATTAAATCAACAATTATTTTTGGTTCAATGGCTTATTCTTATTATAGTATCGCTAAAGGAAGAGCTGGTAGAGAATCGATGGGGATCCATAGAGGGGGACATTTATTAAATACAATGTCTTCAACGGAGCCAATAAAAATTGGCTATGGTGAAGCCCGAATCGGAGGAAATAATGTTTTTATTCACACAACAGATTCACCCCAGGGCGGGAAAAATAAAATTCTTCATTTAGTCTTAGCTTTATGTGAAGGAGAGGTAGAGGGAATTTCAACTGACGGGACAGGTGATAAGATATGGCTTGATGATAAAAGAGTGCAATATTACGAAACCTTCAAGGGGAAAGACCTCGTCGATTATTATTTCCACTCTGGTTCAAATACTCAAACTGTGGATTTGAATTTACAATCTGTTTTTTCTTCTTGGAAAGAGCCAATGCGTAATACAGCATATATTTATTTTAAAGTAACTTATCATTATGACGCTTTTACTTCGCTACCAGAATTCACGGTTCAGTTAAAAATGAAGAAAATATATGACCCCCGCAATGGTCAGGTGGCTTATTCAAGAAATCCTGCACTGGTGGCTTTCGATTTTTTAACGAATAAGATTTATGGAATGGGGATAGATATTTCGTATTGGGATTTAGATAGTGTTAAAGATGCTGCAAACTGGTGCGATACAAACGGATTGTATTTTGATGGTGTGATTGTAGATCGAAAATCAGCCCAAGATAATATAGAAGATATTTTAAATTGTTTCAGAGGATATGTTGTTGAGTCAATGGGTAAATATTATTTGAGAACTTATAAAGACGAAACCCCCGTGATGTCTTTGGGGGAAGATGATTTAGTCATGGATGTTTGCTCCGGAAGAGCTCTTGGCTTTTTAGAAACACCAAAGCTAATCAAGTTTTCTTATATTGATGCAAATGATAATTATCTTGTTAAGCATGGACAATATCCGGAAGGTGCGATAGAAACGACGAGTAATGATAGAGTAATCGAGATCCCATTCATTGGAATTTCAAGTTATGAGCGAGCCCTAAAAATGGCCAAGTACCATTTACTTAGAAGCCAATTTAATCGGGAATTTAGTTTTCAAGCGAAGCTCAAAGCTTGGGCACTTGAGCCGGGAGATATTATCACGATCACAAAATCTTTTTTGGGATGGAATAATAAAAAAGTGAGAGTTAAAGAAGTTGGGATTCCTCAAAGAGGATGGGTTCCACTAACCGTCATTGAAGAAGATCCTGCGATTTATGATTCTACAGTCAATATTACTACGCATCAATCATATAAGACAACGATCCCGAGTCCGGACGATTCTCCCCCCATGCCAACAGGGCTTTCTGCTTCTACGGGACCAGATGAAGAAACAGAAAATAAAATAGATGCTTATATTGATTTCCAATGGGATAATATGGGATATGGACTTGATTACGAGATTCAATTTAGGAAATCTGATGATACAACTTGGCAAAAACATTTTGTCAAAAAAATTAAAGGATATTGTGAAACACCAGTGGGTTATGGCTCGGGTTGGTTTAAGTTGATAAACAATGGAGAATTTTATGGTCCATCCAATAAAAATTATTTGATTAGAATTACAACTGTGGGGAGTCCGAGTAAATTTGGTTGGTCAGACGACGGAGGGAATAGTTATAAGGGATGGGATATACCTATAACTGGCAATTGGCAAGATTTGAATTATGGTGTAAAAATAAAATTTAATCAAACCTCTGGCGGTTATATAATGGATTTTTGGGAATTTGAGGCTAAATATGAAGATCCGATTAAAGTGCGGATTGGAAGATTAGAATGTAATAAAATCTACTATTGGAGAGTGCGATCAATTGATGATAAAATTGAATCTGAGTGGGCAACCCCGTCTCAATGGATAACAACATGGTCTCCCTCCGCACCATCGATGGCTGGATATTCTCCCGTCCTTACTCCATTAAAATATGGTAAACAAATAAAAGTTGACTGGAGCTCTTGGTCTGGTTTTGGAGAACCAAATGTTAAAGATTATGAAATTTATTGTTCTACAACCAAACCTTGTCCAATCGAAGAACAATATAGAGTCGCATCAGGCATTAAAGGATCTAACTATACGATTAAAAATTTAATCCCAGGTCAAATTTATGATATTAGAGTAAGACCGATGGGATGGGGTGTAGCGGGAACACCATCAGATTGA